The Aphidius gifuensis isolate YNYX2018 linkage group LG2, ASM1490517v1, whole genome shotgun sequence DNA window CAGTTTACTTGTCACACAAGAAGCAAcctaacttttttaatattatttgtcatgcattaaatttttttttaatttattctctaaaacatgacatttattttgtgactattaatatttcaaaaaatcaataattaacaacaaataaaacaaattttaagcAGTACAGTTTTTACACAAAAAGGGAATTTGACTTTTTTaagatcaataaataaaattattaaaaatatataatgtatcAATTGTGTcactaaatgatttattaaagttaaataatataacttacttgaaagaaaataattgcactcggataataattttatatattataatataaatatttctttttgccGAGTTAACTTGTTAATAACCAACATACAAAACAAGTTTGCACAGGTTTCAATACATTCCGTTTACTGCCTTTGTGTCCTCAACGGCAGTGTCTTAAATGCCGGTATCTACGCTACAGGAGAAATTAAAAGACTAAATACACggatttatgatatttatccCACATCCATTCGTCAACACAccacaataaattttattttttataattatcgaattaatttaatttaaaattttattttcaaaaatatttacaacatTTACTTTAAAATGCCACCATCTCGTAAGCGAGGACCATATAAGctgtatttattgaaaaaaagcaatataaaaattccacGACGAACAAAATATGACATGACACGAGCCTTGAAATTAATGAATGATGAcaggtataataataaatatattaaaatatataatgaatatatttaattttttttattttcattttgtttatttattatattattatattttcttctattttagTTCTTCAACGAGTGATGAATCAGATAAGAATATGAATGACATggtaagaaattttttttttctggtcaatgtttttttgtgaACTATTCCAATCAACTGATTTAAttctgttttaatttttttttttttttgcatatccTCTGTTATTTATGAGTATAGAGACAATTGCAGATTCACTTTGTACCAGGTGTTACAAGTCCTGATGATTCATCAGAAGAAAATGACAGATTTTCTCTTCTGCAAGATCAAAATTTGAATGATGGTGATGacgttgatgatgatgatgatgataatattactACTCTAGACACCACCAATTATGATGAACTGAACACTCCGAGTGACCAATCTGATCATACTAATTTACATAGTTACGTGAGTAAACACTAATTATCGAGTTTGCTGTTTTTGTATAAACTacctcaatttaattttttttctatttcatttacttgtaaaattcattcataatattaacataatattaaaagaaaacagaaattatttttattttattgagcaatcacaaaattaattttattatttcaaggtTGATGAGAGTGATTCTTctgataatgattttatttctcCAGTCAGCACTCCAGACCCTCTCGAGGAATATAACTATAGTGACCAAGAAGACCAACAACTAAACGATGATACTTGCATTGCAGGCACAAATAATGATACatcaaattttctttatcCAGTGGCTGTATTATTGAGAATATTACTATTACTGGCTCTCAAAATACGGTATAGCCTCACTTATGCAGCAGCAGAAGCTGTTGCAAAACTCGTTGACTTGAAAGCCAAAGAACATGTTGGATCCATATCTCAGTATAACTCtcaaaaaattgtagataGTTATGCTATTCCTATACAAGTTCATCATTTTTGCCCATCGTGCCATTTGTATGCTTGTGTTGAATCAAGTGGTATCAATGACATTCACCAAGATAAATCATTAACGTGTTGTAAATGTAATTTTgtgtttgatataaaaaaaaaccgtgaTGCTGGTAACTTCTTCGTGCACTTATCCTTAGCTGAACAgttaaaagaatattttgGTAGATATCACACAGATATATTGTATTCTAACTCCCGAAAAAAATACAACCGATTTGCAATGGAAAATATCTTCGACTCTGAGttatacaaaaaacaaattcctGATTCAACAACGTCAAACAATTAATCAGGATTACTTTTTAGTGTTGATGGTTCCGGACTAAGACCAACAACTAAACGATGATATTGCAAGGCGAAAAAGAAGAGTACGTGTTTTTCCTTTTGATAAAGTAATTTAACCTTATGGTGATGTACTAGGTGAGAATTATGAAAACATTGTAAACATGCTAAAACTGGAGCGATGGGCATCAAACGCCGATATCAGTTATTATACATTCTCTTTAATGGTACATAATGACTTTGTTTTTGACTTTATGTACTTATAGAATTTGGTTGTTTGTGACACAAGCAAAATATGGATTCATCACCTGGCCCgctaaaataaattcttttgctCAACAAATTCCTAACTGAAATTGATAACTATTTGATGACAATAAAGCCATCTAGTGATGCTTCCCGAATACCAAGAAAAATGTCTGagcgaaaaaatttaatttcaaattttcagGGTTCAGAAGTAGTAAAACTTTTATAGTTTGTACAATGGTGTAATTTTCCGTAGTAAATATGTGAAACATTGGAGCTTGTTAGTCGATGGAACTTCTTTATTGCTGCAAACATCAATTACtgaagtaaatatttataatcaactAAAAACATGCACTtttgctttgtaatttttaaatcatatggaattgttgtttatttttcattttaatgttCACTTACTTGACATTGGCTTgcctataaaattattttgacaaaagCATACTTTTCTCTACACAGTATAATTTAGGTAAAAagcatttattcattaattacaatttgtaAATCTCCGTATCAATCTTAATTAATACATggcacatatttattttttagatatgaGGATTATcaccaacaattaaaaaaatttgtcaacaGTTCTAAAGctgtaaatttacaaattatacaATCGTTTCGAGAAAAGTATGCTTTTGATAAAATGTATGATTTATATTACTGTTTGACACGTTGTATAGATGCATATTCAAGATGATAGAATATCAGATACATAAAGTctaaaattatctttaaacTGCTTAGTAGagtaataaaatcatcatcgtcatcttgTAACACCTGGAAGTATGCTGAAGCTTGCAATTGTTCTTGCATATTCATTACAGCCAAGAACTGGAAGTAAAAACCTTCAAAAATCATCCGCAATTGTTGCAGTGCCTGCAATGTAAGTATCATCGTTTAGCGTTGGCCTTGGTCCAGAAGACCATCAACACGTACCAATTGCTCTTTACTGTATTGTTTGACGTTGTTGAATCaggaatttgttttttgtataaCTCAGAGTCGAAGATATTTTCCATTGCAAATCGGTTGTATTTTTCGGACGTTCTAGAATTTATAACACATATCTTCCAGTATATCTTACCCTTGTAAAATATTAGCTTTTAAACTGTTCAGCTAAGGATAAGTGCACAAATGGTATGTTAATAGCATCacggttttttttatatcaaacacAAAATTACATTTACAACACGTTAATGATTTATCTTGGTGAATGTCATTGATACCACTTGATTCAACACAAGCATACAAATGGCACGATGGGCAAAAATGATGAACTTGTATAGGAATAGCATAACtatctacaattttttgaGAGTTATACTGAGATATGGATCCAACATGTTCTTTGGCTTTCAAGTCAACGAGTTTTGCAACAGCTTCTGCTGCTGCATAAGTGAGGCTATACCGTATTTTGAGAGCCAGTAATAGTAATATTCTCAATAATACAGCCACTGgataaagaaaatttgatGTATCATTATTTGTGCCTGCAATGCAAGTATCATCGTTTAGTTGTTGGTCTTCTTGGTCACTATAGTTATATTCCTCGAGAGGGTCTGGAGTGCTGACTGgagaaataaaatcattatcagAAGAATCACTCTCATCAaccttgaaataataaaattaattttgtgattgctcaataaaataaaaataatttctgttttcttttaatattatgaaattatcaaaaatgaattttacaagtaaatgaaatagaaaaaaaattaaattgaggtAGTTTATACAAAAACAGCAAACTCGATAATTAGTGTTTACTCACGTAACTATGTAAATTAGTATGATCAGATTGGTCACTCGGAGTGTTCAGTTCATCATAATTGGTGGTGTCTAGAGTagtaatattatcatcatcatcatcatcaacgtCATCACCATCATTCAAATTTTGATCTTGCAGAAGAGAAAATCTGTCATTTTCTTCTGATGAATCATCAGGACTTGTAACACCTGGTACAAAGTGAATCTGCAATTGTCTCTATACTCATAAATAACAGAggatatgcaaaaaaaaaaaaaaattaaaacagaaTTAAATCAGTTGATTGGAATAGTtcacaaaaaaacattgaccagaaaaaaaaaatttcttaccATGTCATTCATATTCTTATCTGATTCATCACTCGTTGAAGAActaaaatagaagaaaatataataatataataaataaacaaaatgaaaataaaaaaaattaaatatattcattatatattttaatatatttattattatacctgTCATCATTCTCAAGGCTCGTGTCATGTCATATTTTGTTCGTCgtggaatttttatattgctttttttcaataaatacagCTTATATGGTCCTCGCTTACGAGATGGTGGCATTTTAAAGTAAatgttgtaaatatttttgaaaataaaattttaaattaaattaattcgataattataaaaaataaaatttattgtggTGTGTTGACGAATGGATGTGggataaatatcataaatccGTGTATTTAGTCTTTTAATTTCTCCTGTAGCGTAGATACCGGCATTTAAGACACTGCCGTTGAGGACACAAAGGCAGTAAACGGAATGTATTGAAACCTGTGCAAACTTGTTTTGTATGTTGGTTATTAACAAGTTAACTCggcaaaaagaaatatttatattataatatataaaattattatccgagtgcaattattttctttcaagtaagttatattatttaactttaataaatcatttagtgACACAATTgatacattatatatttttaataattttatttattgatcttAAAAAAGTCAAATTCCCTTTTTGTGTAAAAACTGTACTgcttaaaatttgttttatttgttgttaattattgattttttgaaatattaatagtcacaaaataaatgtcatgttttagagaataaattaaaaaaaaatttaatgcatgacaaataatattaaaaaagttaggTTGCTTCTTGTGTGACAAGTAAACTGCTTAAAAGATGTTCTGTTCTTTGTTCGTTATTAAATTTCTTCATtctaatatatacaaataaaatataattttttaaagaataacgaaaaaaaaaaattaattcatgttGAATAAGTTAGATTTTACATGTAATCagtttaaaaatagtttattttatttatttttttttaatagaaaaaagttgatattgtaaaagatataaaacaattaattaagataaaaatgaataaaagaaaatataattacatttttttgtttttttaaaatagaatgcCGAAAAAATCATTTGCATTGGTCAAATGGACAGAgggaaaatataaagataCTTATACAGCTGGCATGGATGTCAactgcataaaaaaatttgattataaaaaatttaaaatgatgaatatgATCCAGAGCAAACTTTTGCTATTGAATGGCGTGATTCAGTACGCAAACCACTTGGAGGTTGGCTACTTTATGAAGCTATTATTATAGCAGTatcaggtaaataaataaaatatacataatcaatattcatcatatatattaattaaaattaaacatatttatattctttcaGCTAACATAAatgttttggaaaaaaaaatgaatattatcgATGGATTTCAATCACCTGATCGTACAATAAACAATTCGTTTGCATCAGATAATGAGGATAATGAATCAgtatcaccaaaaaaaaacctaacAAAGAAGATGAAATCAccgaggtaaaaaaaaattttaattcatttattcatttaaattcatcatttaaaataaaatactttttgttttggttttttagataaattttgaaCAAGATAAGGAAGAAACATCATGCAATGATGACTctgaaaatgatattgatgaagatgaaataataaaaacaaatcaattatCAGTAAGTTTTAATTGTACATTGTTTTGAATTCATAATTTACAATGAAATACtttatacaaaagaaaaaaaaaaaaaattcaatcattttatttttgttcattattaaattatgttattttaattattttttccatcgtCTAGATTGATTTGAAACAATGTGATAAACAAAAATCGAGTGATttaaatcttaaaaataaaattgataattacaaaaaaaaaaaaacaagtgaaCCCTCAGTAagtattttacaatgaaaaatgtatatattttaaaatttaatcttggaaaataatttgtacaatataatatatgtatttttttatgttttctaGATCAATTTGGAAAATGATGAACCagaaaaaaagtcaagtattgaaaattcagAGAATGACATTGATGAACttgaagcaaaaaataaaagaaagtcATCAGATAAACAATATGATACTGATGAACttgaaacaacaaataaaaaaaagtcatcaGATAAACAATATGATACTGATAAACttgaaacaacaaataaaagaaagtcATCAGGTGATCATGAATATGTTACCAAAGCAGATTTAAAAAgctgtatgtattttttaataattaattaaattgattttcaattcattaaatataaataatataaatatacaaattgattatcaatatttatagttACAGTGGATATCCTAACTCAACTTGGAATCAATCctactaaaaaaaaaggtcatcAAATTCTATGAATGAAGATTCCAAAAATGATGCTACTCTAAAGGTAATTTATTgtctactttatttttttactattattatatgttgattattaattatagttacaataaaaaattgtttttatattatttaatatttgaaggaTTTTAAATCTAAAGATGAAAAACACCAATTTGAAATGTCATATGAAAAATGGAAAACTGCAAAAACTAGACCATCTTACACAACAATGGCATGGTCATTAGTTTTGGCAGCATTTGAAAGGGACACATTACTTCGTAGTAATTACCATGGaggtgtttcaaaaaaaaaaaacaatgatggagataataatattaaacttcAACGacttaatgataatattataagcATTATaaaaggttaaaaaaaattatctttattcaattatttcttttaataaataaatgtaatttttttttattattgaatcagAAATCACTTacctttttcgtttttttttttttttcagaaactgtaaaagaaaaatttccaaCGAAATTTAATGCTGTAACATTGGGCTCAAATATCAATACACGATTGTCACAGTTacgaaataatacaaaaattgaatagataaatttttataaaaacttggaaaaataaggataaaaaatcaatatgattcctttacaaaataattatctgtatttgatagtaaaaattaaatgttattgataaatatttttaaaaaccttgatgaaaatacatttttctaaaattttataaaaaaattaataaaaaaatttacaaaaatttgttatttttttttctttaatttataaagaaaaatttataaaattttataaaaatttgttttttttttctttaatttataaagaaaaatttataaaattttataaaaatttgtgatttttttttctttaattaataaaaaaatttataaaaatttgttattttattttttttttaatttataaaataatttataaaattttataaaatttactaaatttttttacaaaaaatggtAACAAATTCtttaagaaattttataaaatatttataacaaatttgtTATCAGATTCGcccacttttttataaaattggttttataaaataattttataaaaattttataaaatatttccatgggggtatacaaccatatacaaccatatacaaccatatacagctatatacaaccatatacaactatatacaactatatacaaccatatacaatcatatacaactatgtacaactatatacaatcatatatggttatatacaaacatatatatggacatatacaactgtatatatatttatatatgtttatatatatgaatttataaaatcatatacaactatacaACTTGGTAGCttactttatttatcttgtatacaattatatatggttatatatacaaacatatatggacatttttaaaattatatacaattttacaaCTCAGTAGCACATTGAAGACTGACCAACCTATGACTTgccattcattaatttttattcgggTCACTAAGACTGATTTTTTCTCATTCTTtccatgtatataaaaatatattaagaaccgctattatgtatttaatattggaagggtgtttgtttaataatatataacagctacttattttttttacgaaacgAAAATTTCagggataaaaaatttttttcataaattatgacAATATACATTCCGGGGTATacgaaacaaatgaaattcatatatCGGCCGAGTGTTAGTTGATCCTTGGATTGCTatgattataatgaatatttcagtagaacaaattttcataattttcgaTTGCAGCTGTCGTGGTTAGGTAAGTAAGGCTCTGGAGTTTCAACTAGAAGATACCGTGTTCAAGTCCCGGTAAAGTCAAGTATTTGTGGTGTAATTTTTTCggtcaaataaatcatcaaatatatagacaaaaaaattaaattgtttaaataattataaatttttttttttttatgataataataaatttttgaaagtcACGgcatataaacttgtatacaACTATCTATGTTTGTATACAACTATCTttgtttgtatacaaccattCTTGAATTTGATCTATAAATTccatatatggttgtatacaacTGTATATGTATTTGTTGAATGGCTACTTTGGtgacatcttttttttttttctgaaatcaATGAAGGACATCACAATGAATAGTgtcttttcgaaaaaaattaaatatactcaTTTTTTCTA harbors:
- the LOC122850497 gene encoding uncharacterized protein LOC122850497, with product MPPSRKRGPYKLYLLKKSNIKIPRRTKYDMTRALKLMNDDSSSTSDESDKNMNDMRQLQIHFVPGVTSPDDSSEENDRFSLLQDQNLNDGDDVDDDDDDNITTLDTTNYDELNTPSDQSDHTNLHSYVDESDSSDNDFISPVSTPDPLEEYNYSDQEDQQLNDDTCIAGTNNDTSNFLYPVAVLLRILLLLALKIRYSLTYAAAEAVAKLVDLKAKEHVGSISQYNSQKIVDSYAIPIQVHHFCPSCHLYACVESSGINDIHQDKSLTCCKCNFVFDIKKNRDAGNFFVHLSLAEQLKEYFGRYHTDILYSNSRKKYNRFAMENIFDSELYKKQIPDSTTSNN
- the LOC122849284 gene encoding uncharacterized protein LOC122849284, giving the protein MSYEKWKTAKTRPSYTTMAWSLVLAAFERDTLLRSNYHGGVSKKKNNDGDNNIKLQRLNDNIISIIKETVKEKFPTKFNAVTLGSNINTRLSQLRNNTKIE